The Terriglobus roseus region ATCGCGTTGCAGTTGCTGCGCAGCTTCCGTGTCTGTCGACGCAAGTACGATCGCCGTCGGCAACGCTGCTGCAACTTCCTTCGCAAACGAAGGCCCGCCAAGCGTGGCAAAGCGCACAGGCGATGTAGCAGCAACTACTTCACTCATACGCAGAAACGTTGCGTTCTCCAGTCCCTTCGATGCGGAGACAAAGATCTGATTCTCACGCAGCACGGGTTCCATGGCGCGCACCGTATCGCCCACAAATTCTGAAGGGGTAACGCAGAGCAGTACGTCATGCTCTTGAGCAGTCAGCAGCAGGTCCTTGGAGATGCGAAGATCTTCCGGCAGAGCATAGCCCGGAAGAAACTGCTTGTTCTCGCGTGTTGCAATCATTGCATCCACATGCGCGGGCGTATGCGCCCACAGTGTCAGCTCATGCTTCTTTTGGCGCGCCAACGACAGGGCCAGCGCAGTACCCCACGCACCCGCTCCCAGAATTGCAATCCTGCTCATGCTTCCTTTTTCTTTGCTCCGAATTTGGGTTCGGTGCGGTTCAGCAGACGCGAGATATTCGCGTGATGTTTCACAATGACCAGCAACGGAATCGCAATGTAGACAAGGTCCACAATGAGCTGGTGCCGTCTGTCGAAGAAGATGCAAAGCACTGCGAGCGCCGCGGCAGAGATGATGGAGGCAAGCGACACATACTTCGTCAGCGCGAAGATGATGGCGAAGATCACCACCGCAAACAACGTTGTCAGCGGCATCAGGTAAAGGAACACGCCCAACGCCGTGGCAACGCCCTTGCCGCCCTTGAAGCCAAGCCACACTGTGTACATGTGACCCAGCACGGCGAACAAGCCCGCCATCGCTTCCAGATCATAGCCGCTCGGAAATCCAAGGCGTTGTGCCATGTGCCATGCGAATGCAACGGCAACGAAACCCTTCAGTGCATCCAGCACCAGCGTCGCAATGCCCAGTCCCTTGCCGCCCGACCGCGCCACGTTCGTCGCGCCAATATTGCCGGACCCGGTAGCGCGAACATCTTCATTCTTGAAGAAGCGGACAAGCAGGTAGCCCGTCGGGATCGACCCCAACAGATAGGCAACCAGCAACGTAATGATCCAGATCAGGGTCGGTGTCATGACTCGGTAGAGTGTAGCAAGCCGGGCCCACGAACAGACGGTTCCACAGGGCAGCGGCACCCCGCGTTATTCCCTTTCGAATGAAAAACCTGTCCAAGCCCCTAACCCCTTCAAACCCAACAAACCAAAAGAAATAGAGTTGGCAGGTTATTTCCTTCAACTCACTACAATTGAAGTAAGGAACTACCCGCGCCGGCCTCTTGCCCCAGGCGCGTCAAGTTAAGTCCTTTAGAAAGACGATTTTGCCTCTAAACCTAATGGGCTGACGATTTTAGAGACATCGCTACCGCAACCCCTTTAGAAAGACGATTTTAGAAAAACAGGGGAGGGGGTACCCCCTTACGAAAGCAATTTCTGCCGCAACATCACCAGCGCATATTGCGACGCAAACCAGCGGACGCGCTCACGGTCGCCGCTCAGGTTTAACTCACGAACCTGCGTACCTTCCGCATCGGCAAGCGCAATGTAGACACGGCCAACAGGCTTGTTCAACGTCGCTCCTCCAGGTCCAGCGATACCGGTAACACCAATCGCCAGGTCAGACCCAATACGCGCGCGAATGCCTTCTGCCATCGCCCTCGCCACAGGATCACTCACTGCACCATGCTTCTGGATCAGCTCCTTCGGCACATCGGCAAACAGCGCCTTCAACTCATCGGAGTAGACAACTGCGCCACCAAGGAATGAGCGTGATGATCCGGAAACAGCAGTGAGCCGTTCCGCAATCAGTCCGCCAGTGCAGCTCTCCGCCGTGGACAGCGTCAGGTGACGCATGCCCAGCATGAGCAGAACCACCTGCTCCAGCGACTCGCCGTCGGCAGAGAAGACGGAGTCCATCATCTCGTGCTCGCACTTGGACAGCACCTCGTCCACGCGCTCCTGCGCCTCTTCCAGCGTGGGCTTGGCACACAGGAAGTGCAGTTGGATCTCGCCGCCCGTACTCAGAATGGTCGTGCTCACATCGGGATACGAAAGGTAGATAGGCGAAGTGCGTGCATCCACTTCACTCTCAGGCACCACAGCCATGCGCAGCCAACGATACGCAATGTGCAACCGCGGAATAACCTGCTGCAACCGCGGACGCACCTGCTCCACAAACATGGGCAGCAGCTCCTTAGGCGGTCCCGGCAGCAGCGCAATATACCGCGGCTTCCCCCCATACTCCGTAGCCATCCACTGACCCGGTGCCGTACCGTTGGGGTTAGGCAACAACTTAGCCCCATCGATCACATCAGCCTGTTTGAAGTTGATCTCCTGAATCACAAGGCCGCGCTTGGCGAATCGCTGCTTCAGTCCTTCCACAACGGTCTCGTTGCGCGTCATGCCAACACCAAGCGCAGACGCGACAGCTTCACGCGTAAGGTCGTCCTCAGTCGGTCCAAGACCACCGGAGAACAGCACAATGTCCGCACGCGTAAGCGCGATCTTAGCCGCATCCACCAGATGCTGGAAGGTATCGCCAAGGATGGTCTTGAACGCAACGGTGACGCCAAGCTTATTCAGCTCCGCAGTCATGGCAAGCGAGTTGGTGTCCTGTCGGTAAGGCGTGAGCATCTCGCTGCCCACGGCAATAATCTCCGCAATCATGCTGGGTGTCGGGTCGGTGGCCATGTTAACGGTTCAACCGTCCTTCCACTCCAAGGTCCACGGTGTACAGAGCACTGTTGGTCGCCAACACCGCTTCGCCTGCCTCAGTGAACGCCAGTCCAACAAGACCTGCACCACTCAGTACAAGCGATGCTTCCTTCTCTGGTGTGATGCGGATGATGCCGCGTTCACCATGCAGCGACGCGGCGACGTACACGTTGTCCTGCGTATCCACGGCCATACCTTGCGGACGTCCCAGACCGCGATACCACACACTCACCTCACCATCCGGTGAGATGGCATGGGTCGCCTCGTTGCTACTCGTGGTCGGTCCCGTGACCAGCAACGTCCCATTGCCCAGGAACGCCAGATGGTAGGCCGATACGGATGGCTCCAGCGTGGCGAACACGAACACGTTGCCCTGCGTATCCAGCTTGAAGATGGTGCCGCTGCGGTCACCAACGTAGAGGCTGCCGCTGTCGTCGAAGGCCAGTCCTGTAGCAATGCCCATGCCCTCGGCGAACTGCACCGATGCGCCGTCAGGGTTGATGCGGTAGACCGTGCCCTCCGAACGTGAGGAGCAGTACAGATGCCCGTTAGGGCCAAAGGCAAGTGCGCTGGCGTTCTGCAGGCCCCGCACGAAAGGGCGCATCTGGTAGTCGCGGTCGATACGGAAGATGGAGACGGGTACATCCTGCCCACGCGTGCCGGAGAAGGTGGCGAAGATATTGCCCTCGCTGTCCACGGCAGGGTTGGCGATGGGATGCAGGTTATCCGCGATCGGTACAGCCACATTCAGCGGTAGAGGATTGCTGTGGTGATCGTGGATGCGCACAACGACATCGCCGGAGATAGAACCGTCGGGGACGCGGAAGCTTACGCGCGATGGGGAGGTATAGGTAAGTGGAGCAGCGCTATCGCCTATGGTGATGTTCGGGCGCGTGGCGTCGGCGAGGTGTGCGCCGTATAGGTCCACTACGCCGTCCGGCATCGCTGCGGCGGGGGTTATCCGGTCAAGGTGCGGTGCGTTGGGGTCGGCGTGGCCGCGGAGATGGGAGAGCAGCGTCATCACTCTTCAGGGTATGCCGCGATGGTGGCACTTGCAACGTTGCTAGTGTTTGGGTGCGCTCTGGATGAGGTGGTAGATGATGAAGCCCTGCTGCAGGAGTGTCTGCACAATGAGGCCGTAGACACCAGCGGCCAGGTCGTCCACCACGATGCCTGTGCCTTCGGGGAGTCGTTCCAGGCGGCGTACTGGCGGTGGCTTGAGGATGTCGAACACCCGGAAGCAGAGCAGTCCCAGCAGTGCGAACGGCATAGAAGGCAGGCAGAAGACCAGTGTCAGCCACTGCCCCGCAACCTCGTCGATGACTACGATCTGTGGGTCTTTGCGGCCGCTCTCGCGGGCTACGCGGGTCGCTGCAGGAATGCCAACGGCCGTGGCTGTTGCGGCCATGATCAGGGTGATGAGCGGTAGCCAGTGGAACGGTACGTGGCGCGCCACCACGAACCACACGATGACTGCGGCGACGGAACCGTATGTTCCGGGGCCGGGCTTGAGGAAGCCTGCGCCGAAGAAGGTGCCCACGATCCATGCCCAACGGGTACGCTTCACGCCGGGAAGGTGTTCGGCGGGAAGCACCTCGTCGCGGGTGATGGTGTCGTGTTGTGCGTCGGGAATCTCAGCCACGCTTAGTTCTCGTACTTGCGCTGCTGCTCGCGCTCCAGGTCTTCCAGTAGGTCGGGGTCAAGGATGGGTGAGGTGATCTTGTAGTCTCCGCTGGCCCACTTACCGAGGTCGATGCGGCGGCAACGATCACTGCAGAAGGGGAAGTCATCACTCTTCTCGGTGATCAGTGTTCGACATGTGGGACAGCGGAGTACTTTGGTAGCCATAACAGTTATTGGATGCTGCTGGTTATGCCTTGGCTGCGACGACCTGTGCGCGGCGTGCGGCGAGCTGCTTCTTCACGGCCTCAAACTGTGCTTGTGCCTTCTCACTGCCGTCGACCAGCTTCTTGGTGTTGGGCATGAAGGTGTTTCCGGTAGCTTCCTCGGAGATATCCGCGAACTTGGCGCGGATGAAGAGTGCTTCACCCTGTGTGGCGAGGAAGAGGTCAGAGTCGACCGCGCCGTGCAGCGGTAGCTGAGCAGCCATTTCCCAGAAGGTGATTACCTGACGCCAGTAGACGTTGTTGGGGTTCGTGGGTTTGTGGATCTCGCGGAATTCATCCACGCTTGCGGGCCAGAACTCCATACCGACGTAATTGCGCGCCTTGCGCATGACCTCTTCGCGGCGGAGCTCGTAGAGCTTGAGGACGATATCTGCATCTGCGGGTGTTGCCATTGTCTGTATGATCCTTCTTCCAGTGCTATTCACTCGGCTCTAACGGGATGCCGATCTGGATCGGTCCGCTGGCCCTGAGTGGATTGTACGGTGCCGTGAACCGCTCGAACTCCGGGACGTTGCGTTCGCGGCGGCCAGATTGAGGTAGCCACTCGCGTAGAGCCCAGATCCATGTGTCGCGAAGTGTGGCGATGTCATGCACGGTGAAGATGGCGTATTCGCCGGCTTCGATAGTGATGCGGGCAGGCGAGTTCACGCCTTCGTAGCTGGGGACTGCAATGCCCGTGAAGTAGTGGAGCTTGCCATCAGCGGTGCAGGGCGATGCGCCGTAGACGTGCGTTGCCGAGTGGAGTTCCGGGACTGGACGCGACATGAGTTCTGCCCACTGTGATGGGATGCGCTCGGTTGCGTCCTGCTGTCCTTCGTAGATGACCATGGTGCCTGCGAGGAGGATCGTGTCGATGTGGCGGAACTCGGGTTGCATCATCGGTTGTCCTTTGCGCGGGCGTTTGCCTAGTCGAGAATCCTTGCGACCACGTCGTAGTCGTGGGCTTCAGTGATCTCGGCCTGGTAGAAGGTGCCGGGTAGGAGGGCTTCGTGGGGGCCGAAGTCGTTCAGTAGGACGTGGCCGTCGATCTCCGGGGCTTGCTGGAGGGTACGGGCCTGCCATAGGAGTTCGGTCTCCTCGCTGGGGCCTTCCACGAGTACTTCCACTACCTTGCCAACCTGTGCGGCGCGGGCTTTGGCGCTGAGCTTGAGCTGGGTGCGCATCAGCTTGCGGCGGCGTGACTCGATGGTGCGCTTTGGCACCTTGTCGCCGAGGTCGAAGGCTGGTGAGCCTTCCTCGTCCGAGTAGGAGAAGACACCGAGCCAGTCGATCTTGGCGGCCTTGATGAAGGTCTCCAGTTCGGCGAACTCCTCGTCCGTTTCGCCGGGGAAGCCGACGATGAAGCTGGTACGGATGGCGATGTCCGGGACGATGCTGCGGGCCTTGTCGAGCATGCGGAGGAAGATGTCGCCGCTGCCGCCACGCTTCATACGCTTCAGGACGGTTGGTGAGGCGTGCTGCAACGGTACATCGAGGTACTTGGCAATGTTGTCGTGCGCCGCGATGGTCTCCAGCAGCTTGGTGGTGACCTTGTTCGGATAGGCGTAGAGGAAGCGCAGCCAGTGGATCTTGCCGATGCCTTCTACTTCCAGTGTGGCGAGGGCTTCGAGCAGCATGGCGAGGCCGTCCTTCATGCCGAGGTCTTCGCCGTAGCAGGTGGTGTCCTGACCGATGAGGGTGATCTCGCGGACACCCTGCTTCACCAGGTTCTCTGCCTCGTTGAGGATGGAGGAGATGCGGCGCGAGCGGAACTTGCCGCGGAGCTGCGGGATGATGCAGAAGCCGCAGGGATGATCGCAGCCTTCGGCGATCTTGATGTATGCCGAAGCGCGCGGTGTGCTGAGGATGCGCGGCGTCTCGTCGGAGTAGAGATAGCTGGGCAGCTCGGCGGTTGCGCCATCCCAATCGGTGCGCGCGAAGCGGCCCTGCTTCTCGCGGAGGTCGCCTTCGGGGCGCGAGGTCTGTTCGGGGACTTCAAGCTGGCTGTGCTTGCGCACGGCGCTGGATGCGCGGTCGATGAGGCTGCTCTCCGCGATGGTTGCGGGAGAGAGATTGCCTTCGGCTACTTCCACCTCAAGCGCGGCTGCTCCACCGAGTTCGGTGTGCGCGTGCGTGTGAACCGGTGCGTTCGCGGAGGTGAGGATGTTGAACGGGCTGTTGTTCGGGACGGGCTTTGGGTGCAGGCCTGCTGCGGCGAGGATGTCGTCCAGTTCGCCTGTGCCGAGGACAGCGTCGACTTCGGGGATGTTCTTCTGGATCTCGTCGCGGTAGCGCTCGACGAGGCAGCCGGTGACGATGAGGCGCTTGGCGCGGCCTTCGGTCTTGTGCTGCACCATCTCGAGGATGGTGTTTACGCTCTCCTGCTTGGCGGAGTCGATGAAGGAGCAGGTGTTGACGACGATGATGTCGGCGTCTTCCGCGGCTGGTGTGAGTTGCGCGCCTGCGTGGTGAACCATGCCCATCATGACCTCGGAGTCGACGAGGTTCTTCGGGCAGCCGAGCGAGACGAAGCCAATCTTTGGCCGTTCGATGGTGTCGGTGCTGAGGTTCGTTTTGATTTCTGCTTCGGTGATGGTTGGCACGCGAGTGTCCCTGCCGGGGTGAGTGGTGGGGTACCCCCCTCCCCCCTCAAATTTCTAAAATCGTCATGCGGAAGGACTTAGCGCGCGAGTTTCCCTAAAATCGTCATACGATTGGGGTTACACGCAAAATCGTCATTCTGCTGGAGTTAGCAGCCGCCCGCCAAGGCTTATGCGTGCTCCTGTATGGTCACCCTCTATTGTAGCGGGTTTTGGGGAAATTATCGGCATGGGGAAGTGGTTTGGATTGTTTGGGTTATGAGGACTAGGGCTTGACAGGTTTTCAGGGAGGGAACTGCTTGTTCTAGAGCGGCCAATTGATGGCTCTTATAGCTGAGTTGAAAATACTGAGTCGCGTGGGTCGATCCATTCCGTTCTTATTGACAGACGAGAACTCCAGGAGAAGGATGGCGGATTAACGGAAGCCTTTCGGCGACATTGAATGTTGGGATCGGTGTGGCGTCGCCGTGTTCTTAAGACTCATTCAACCAATGAGGAGACACTGCCATGAAGATTCAGCCCGTGATGATTGCTCTTACGTTGGCAAACGCGGCGATGCTTAGCTATTCGGTGATGCGTCCTGCAGCCAACGTTGTTGCTGCGCCGGAGGTTATCTCGCCGGTTGTTCGCGCGCATGCTTTGGAGATTGTGGATGAGCAGGGACGTACTCGCGCAGAGTTGCGCGTGCTGCCTGCGCAGCCCGACTTCAAGATGCCGGATGGAACCAAGGGATATCCAGAGACGGTGCTGTTCCGGTTGCTGACTTCGCAGAACGGGCCCAACGTAAAACTTGCGACGACCGAAGATGGTGCGGGGCTTGTGTTGGGTGGGGATTCCGGTTACATACAACTCATCAAGCGTGGACCGGCGAACCCTGTGATGAACCTGGTTGCGAAGGATGGGCGGCATCGCGCGATCCAACCATAAAGCTTTTTGACGGACCAGCATTGCCAATAAAAAAGAAACGCCGTTCGCGGGCGGTGATTGGCATACACTGATTTCGTTTGTCATCATTCCTTCACTTTCCCTCGGAGTTCCAGTCCTGATGCGTCTTGCTTCTTCGGTAGTTTTTGCGTCCTTGTTGATGGTTCCTCCAATGGTGGCGCAGGCGAATCTGACTCTGCCCGATGCAGCGCAGCAGGAAGAGAAGGTAATTGATCCGGAGCGGTTGCGGCAGCATGTGAAGACGCTGGCCAGCGATGAATTTGAGGGTCGCGCGCCAGGGCAGCCCGGCGGTGAGAAGGCTGCGCAATATATTGCTGCCCAGTTCAAGGCGGCGGGGCTGGAGCCTGCCGGTGATCATGGCACGTATTTCCAGCAGGTGCCGATGGTGGGTGTGAAGACCGATCCTTCGACGGCGTTTGCGCTGGTGCCGGAGAAGGGTGAGCCGATGAAGCTGACCTTTGGCACGGACTATGTTGCGAACAACCAGACGCACACACCGACTGCGGAAATTGATGCTCCGCTGGTGTTTGTGGGGCATGGCATTGTGGCGCCCGAGTATGGCTGGGACGACTACAAGGGCGTGGATGTGAAGGGCAAGGTCGTGGTGGTGATTGTGAACGAGCCCACCAGCGACGATCCGAAGTTCTTCAACGGCAAGAGCATGACCTACTACGGCCGTTGGACGTACAAGTTTGAAGAGGCTGGCCGGCATGGCGCGGTGGCTTGCCTGATTGTGCATCGCACGGATTTGGCGAGCTATGGTTGGCAGGTGGTGCAGAACTCGTGGAGTGGTGAACACAGCTATCTGCGGGATGATCCGGATACGAAGCTGAAGGCTGCGAGCTGGATTACGCATGACGTTGCGGACAAGTTGTTTGCCACGGCTGGGATGACGGCGGATGAGGCGATTACTGCGGCGGGCAAGCGCGGATTTGTGGCGAAGCCGTTGCCGGTGCGGCTGAAGGCGCATGTGATCACGAACGTTCACATGTATGAGTCAGCGAATGTTGTCGGCAAGATTACGGGAGCGAAGCCGGGACGCACGGTGCTGTACACAGCGCACTATGACCACTTCGGTATTGATCGCACGCGTAAGGGCGATCCCGTGTTTCATGGCGCTGCGGATAACGCGACGGGTACTGCGATTGTGATGGAGATGGCAAGGGCGTTTGGGCAGAAGAAGATTCAGCCGCCATCGACGGTGATTTTTGCAGCGGTGACTGCGGAAGAGCAGGGGCTGCTGGGGTCGCAGTATCTGGGAATGCATCCGCCGGTTCCGGCGAAGGATATTTCGCTGGACATTAACTATGACGAGCTGTTGCCGCTGGGCGATGTGACGGGAGTGGGCGCCGGTGGAGCGCAGAGAACGACTGCTTATCCGCTGCTGGAGGCGTTGGCCGCGCACGACAACCTGACGCTACGCAAGGGCGGTGTGGATGCGGGCGGTGGGTACTACCGTAGCGATCACTTCTCGCTTGCGAGAGTGGGTATTCCGGCGTTTTCGCTGGGCCAGGGCGGCATGTTTGTGGGGCATGACGAGGCGTGGGGACGCGAGCAGTCGCGTGATTTTGGGCAGAACAAATATCACAGGCCTGCGGATGTTTACTCAGACTCGATGGACTTCACCGGTAATGCGCACATGGCCCGCTTTGGATTTGAGCTGGGATGGATTGTGATGAGTCAGCCGGAACGCATGGAGTGGTTGCCGGGCGACGAGTTTGAAGCAGCTCGAAAACGGCAGTAGGCAAAAGCAAGATCACGAATTTCGTCTGAATAGCATCACACCGCACGCAGAGCATTTTGCCGCGGATCACAGTACGGAAGGTACCTCCAGCGGCATGCTCAGGGATTGGATTGCGGGATTGAGCCGGAGGCCACACGTGGACTACGCAATGCTGACTCATGTTGGCCGCTGTCGTGTGCACAACGAAGACACCTGCGCTGCCGATGAGATGGCGGGGCTGTTCGTGGTGTGCGACGGCATGGGCGGCGCTGCGGGCGGTGAAGTGGCGTCGCAACTGGCGGCGCGTGCGTTTCTGGAACAGGCTCGGGCGGGGCGCGATACGCAATCTGCCCGCTGGCGGTTGGAGAAGGCAGCCATGGAGGCGAATAACGCTGTCTTCATGGAGTCGCACAGGGACATGTCACTGCGCGGCATGGGAACGACGCTGGTGGGGATGGAGATTGGCCGCGACCTGCGTGAAGCGTGGATTGTGAATGTGGGCGATTCGCGCTGCTATCGGTTGCGCGATGGTGTGTTGGAGCAACTTACGCATGACCACTCGTTTGTGGACGAGCAGGTGCGTGCGGGGTTGATGACGGTGGATGAGGCTTCAATCTCGCATCTGCGGAACATCATTACGCGTGCTGTGGGCTCGCATGTGGATGTGGATCCGGATGTGGTGCGGTCGCCGCTTATGCCGGGCGATTTGTTTTTGCTGTGCTCGGATGGGCTGACGCGCGAAGCGGACGATGAAGCGATTGCCCAGGTGCTCAACGGACATCAGTGTGTTGATTTGCAGATGTGCGCGAATGCGTTGGTTGCGCTGGCGAATGAGTGTGGTGGGTCGGACAACATCACCGTGGTGTTGGTGCGGATTTAAAGGTCTAAAACAGACGCCGCCGTGAGTCTTGATTGGCTCACGGCGGCGTTTTGTTTGTGCTCTTTGATTTTTAGCGGATCAACATGCTGACGATGGAGGCGCTCATCAGGTTTGCGATGGTGCCGGCGAGCAGTGCTCGCATGCCGAGGCGGGCGAGTTCGTTGCGGCGGTTGGGAATCAGCGCGCCGATGCCGCCGATCTGCATGCCTACGGAACCGAGGTTTGCGAAACCGCAGAGAGCGAAGGTGGCGATGGCGAGCGTGCGCGTGCTGATCTGATGCGCGTTGGCTAGTTGGCCAAGCTGCGTGTAGGCGATGAACTCGTTGAGTACGGCGCGGGTTCCGATGAGGTTGCCGACGATGGGCGCGTCGTGCCACGGGATGCCGATGAGCCACGCGATGGGTGCGCAGAAGAAGCCGAGGATACTGTTCAGCGTGGATGGGAAGCTGACGTTGTGTCCGCCGACCTGGTGCACGCCGATGAGGTTGTGGATGCCGGTGAGGATGCCGTTGAGCAGGCCGACGAGCGCGAGGAAGCTGATGAGCATGATGGCGACGTTGAAGGCGAGTTGACCGCCGTCAATAGTGCCGCGCGCGATGGCTCCGATGAGGTTTTCGTTCTTGTGTTCGTCTTCGCTCTTGATGTGGACGGTGCCCAGGGTTTCCGGGACTTCGGTCTCCGGCACGAGCATTTTTGCGATGAGGATGGTGCCGGGCGCGGTCATGATGACGGCGCTGAGCAGGTCCTGCGCGCGGATGCCGAAGGAGATGTACGCCGCCATGATGCCGCCGGAAACGTGCGCCATGCCGCTGGTCATGATGGTCATCAGTTCAGAGCGGGTGGCGTTGTTGAGGAAGGGGCGGATGGTGAGCGGAGCTTCCGTCTGGCCCATGAAGATGGAGGCCGCGACGTTCGTTGATTCTGCGCCGGAGGTGCCCATGGTGCGCTGCATGACCCATGCCATGCCGCGGATGACGATCTGCATGATGCCGAGATGGTAGAGCACGGCGAACAATGCTGACACGAAGATGATGGTGGGTAGAACGGCGAAGGCGAAGACTTGCAGGGGGCTGGTGGGGTCGCCGAGTTTGCCGAAGACCATTGATGAGCCGTCGACCGAATGCGCGAGGAGACCGGCTACTGCGCCTGCGCCTTTGGCGAGGAGGAGCTGTCCGAAACTCCACTTGATGACGAGGAAGGCGAAGAAGACTTGCAGGG contains the following coding sequences:
- a CDS encoding NAD(P)H-dependent glycerol-3-phosphate dehydrogenase, with the translated sequence MSRIAILGAGAWGTALALSLARQKKHELTLWAHTPAHVDAMIATRENKQFLPGYALPEDLRISKDLLLTAQEHDVLLCVTPSEFVGDTVRAMEPVLRENQIFVSASKGLENATFLRMSEVVAATSPVRFATLGGPSFAKEVAAALPTAIVLASTDTEAAQQLQRDFSSDSLRVYVNDDVTGVELGGALKNVIALAAGVVAGLELGSNAAAALITRGMAEMTRLAVASGAKPETMAGLAGYGDLVLTCTGSLSRNRTVGVELGKGKKLPEIIAGLNGKVAEGVRCTGATLGLAARLGIEMPITREMHAILHEGRSPQEAIRILMTRPGKSE
- the plsY gene encoding glycerol-3-phosphate 1-O-acyltransferase PlsY, translated to MTPTLIWIITLLVAYLLGSIPTGYLLVRFFKNEDVRATGSGNIGATNVARSGGKGLGIATLVLDALKGFVAVAFAWHMAQRLGFPSGYDLEAMAGLFAVLGHMYTVWLGFKGGKGVATALGVFLYLMPLTTLFAVVIFAIIFALTKYVSLASIISAAALAVLCIFFDRRHQLIVDLVYIAIPLLVIVKHHANISRLLNRTEPKFGAKKKEA
- a CDS encoding competence/damage-inducible protein A; translated protein: MATDPTPSMIAEIIAVGSEMLTPYRQDTNSLAMTAELNKLGVTVAFKTILGDTFQHLVDAAKIALTRADIVLFSGGLGPTEDDLTREAVASALGVGMTRNETVVEGLKQRFAKRGLVIQEINFKQADVIDGAKLLPNPNGTAPGQWMATEYGGKPRYIALLPGPPKELLPMFVEQVRPRLQQVIPRLHIAYRWLRMAVVPESEVDARTSPIYLSYPDVSTTILSTGGEIQLHFLCAKPTLEEAQERVDEVLSKCEHEMMDSVFSADGESLEQVVLLMLGMRHLTLSTAESCTGGLIAERLTAVSGSSRSFLGGAVVYSDELKALFADVPKELIQKHGAVSDPVARAMAEGIRARIGSDLAIGVTGIAGPGGATLNKPVGRVYIALADAEGTQVRELNLSGDRERVRWFASQYALVMLRQKLLS
- a CDS encoding IPT/TIG domain-containing protein; the encoded protein is MTLLSHLRGHADPNAPHLDRITPAAAMPDGVVDLYGAHLADATRPNITIGDSAAPLTYTSPSRVSFRVPDGSISGDVVVRIHDHHSNPLPLNVAVPIADNLHPIANPAVDSEGNIFATFSGTRGQDVPVSIFRIDRDYQMRPFVRGLQNASALAFGPNGHLYCSSRSEGTVYRINPDGASVQFAEGMGIATGLAFDDSGSLYVGDRSGTIFKLDTQGNVFVFATLEPSVSAYHLAFLGNGTLLVTGPTTSSNEATHAISPDGEVSVWYRGLGRPQGMAVDTQDNVYVAASLHGERGIIRITPEKEASLVLSGAGLVGLAFTEAGEAVLATNSALYTVDLGVEGRLNR
- a CDS encoding phosphatidylglycerophosphatase A, whose product is MPDAQHDTITRDEVLPAEHLPGVKRTRWAWIVGTFFGAGFLKPGPGTYGSVAAVIVWFVVARHVPFHWLPLITLIMAATATAVGIPAATRVARESGRKDPQIVVIDEVAGQWLTLVFCLPSMPFALLGLLCFRVFDILKPPPVRRLERLPEGTGIVVDDLAAGVYGLIVQTLLQQGFIIYHLIQSAPKH
- a CDS encoding DNA gyrase inhibitor YacG, giving the protein MATKVLRCPTCRTLITEKSDDFPFCSDRCRRIDLGKWASGDYKITSPILDPDLLEDLEREQQRKYEN
- a CDS encoding DUF4760 domain-containing protein, producing MATPADADIVLKLYELRREEVMRKARNYVGMEFWPASVDEFREIHKPTNPNNVYWRQVITFWEMAAQLPLHGAVDSDLFLATQGEALFIRAKFADISEEATGNTFMPNTKKLVDGSEKAQAQFEAVKKQLAARRAQVVAAKA
- a CDS encoding GyrI-like domain-containing protein — its product is MMQPEFRHIDTILLAGTMVIYEGQQDATERIPSQWAELMSRPVPELHSATHVYGASPCTADGKLHYFTGIAVPSYEGVNSPARITIEAGEYAIFTVHDIATLRDTWIWALREWLPQSGRRERNVPEFERFTAPYNPLRASGPIQIGIPLEPSE
- the rimO gene encoding 30S ribosomal protein S12 methylthiotransferase RimO encodes the protein MTEAEIKTNLSTDTIERPKIGFVSLGCPKNLVDSEVMMGMVHHAGAQLTPAAEDADIIVVNTCSFIDSAKQESVNTILEMVQHKTEGRAKRLIVTGCLVERYRDEIQKNIPEVDAVLGTGELDDILAAAGLHPKPVPNNSPFNILTSANAPVHTHAHTELGGAAALEVEVAEGNLSPATIAESSLIDRASSAVRKHSQLEVPEQTSRPEGDLREKQGRFARTDWDGATAELPSYLYSDETPRILSTPRASAYIKIAEGCDHPCGFCIIPQLRGKFRSRRISSILNEAENLVKQGVREITLIGQDTTCYGEDLGMKDGLAMLLEALATLEVEGIGKIHWLRFLYAYPNKVTTKLLETIAAHDNIAKYLDVPLQHASPTVLKRMKRGGSGDIFLRMLDKARSIVPDIAIRTSFIVGFPGETDEEFAELETFIKAAKIDWLGVFSYSDEEGSPAFDLGDKVPKRTIESRRRKLMRTQLKLSAKARAAQVGKVVEVLVEGPSEETELLWQARTLQQAPEIDGHVLLNDFGPHEALLPGTFYQAEITEAHDYDVVARILD
- a CDS encoding M28 family peptidase; this translates as MRLASSVVFASLLMVPPMVAQANLTLPDAAQQEEKVIDPERLRQHVKTLASDEFEGRAPGQPGGEKAAQYIAAQFKAAGLEPAGDHGTYFQQVPMVGVKTDPSTAFALVPEKGEPMKLTFGTDYVANNQTHTPTAEIDAPLVFVGHGIVAPEYGWDDYKGVDVKGKVVVVIVNEPTSDDPKFFNGKSMTYYGRWTYKFEEAGRHGAVACLIVHRTDLASYGWQVVQNSWSGEHSYLRDDPDTKLKAASWITHDVADKLFATAGMTADEAITAAGKRGFVAKPLPVRLKAHVITNVHMYESANVVGKITGAKPGRTVLYTAHYDHFGIDRTRKGDPVFHGAADNATGTAIVMEMARAFGQKKIQPPSTVIFAAVTAEEQGLLGSQYLGMHPPVPAKDISLDINYDELLPLGDVTGVGAGGAQRTTAYPLLEALAAHDNLTLRKGGVDAGGGYYRSDHFSLARVGIPAFSLGQGGMFVGHDEAWGREQSRDFGQNKYHRPADVYSDSMDFTGNAHMARFGFELGWIVMSQPERMEWLPGDEFEAARKRQ
- a CDS encoding PP2C family protein-serine/threonine phosphatase translates to MKQLENGSRQKQDHEFRLNSITPHAEHFAADHSTEGTSSGMLRDWIAGLSRRPHVDYAMLTHVGRCRVHNEDTCAADEMAGLFVVCDGMGGAAGGEVASQLAARAFLEQARAGRDTQSARWRLEKAAMEANNAVFMESHRDMSLRGMGTTLVGMEIGRDLREAWIVNVGDSRCYRLRDGVLEQLTHDHSFVDEQVRAGLMTVDEASISHLRNIITRAVGSHVDVDPDVVRSPLMPGDLFLLCSDGLTREADDEAIAQVLNGHQCVDLQMCANALVALANECGGSDNITVVLVRI